The sequence below is a genomic window from Pyrobaculum sp. 3827-6.
CGTTCTCAAACACGTTGAGATGCGGAAAAAGCGCAAGGTCTTGAAAAAGCATGGAAACACCCCTCTTGTCCGGGGGGAGGTCAGTCACATCCCGCCCCCCAATCAACACCCTCCCCCTAGACGGCTTGATAAGCCCAGCCACCACCCGGAGCAGGGTAGACTTCCCCGACCCCGACGGCCCCAGGATGACAAGCCCCTCGCCCCCCTCCACGTATAGATCAACCCCCCTCAAAGCCTGGAAGCTACCGTAGTGCACAGAGACCCCCTTTAGCTCCACCGAGAGCCCCACGACACGGGTCAAAAACACAGTTTATAAAACTGACCCCATATTACAAACAACGACGTACATACCCGAAAACACGAGATAGATAATGTTATAAAAGGGCCACAACTAGAAAAATTAATGAATTGGGGAAGACTACTATTAGTAATAGGTTCACTACAATTTATAATATCTATGCTCGCCGCGGAACAGATATATCCCCACTACTCCCCACTCCACAACTACATAAGCGACCTAGGCGCCCTGAATGCCCCCACAGCGCCTCTCTTCAACACAAGCGTCTTTCTGCTAGGCCTCCTCGGCCTCGCCGCCGCGGCGTTGCTCATGCGGGAAATCGGCAGAGCCGCCGTAGCCCTCCTCGCCCTGGCCTCGATAGGCGCCATGGGCGTCGGCATATTCCCAGAAGACTACGGAACCCCCCACGGCGTCTCCGCCCTTGTGGCCTTCCTATTCGGAGCCCTCGCCGTAATCTCCATGGCGCTCAAAACCCGAGGCCCCCTCAAGCCGCTCGGCGTGGCCCTGGGCGCCCTCTCTCTGGCGGCCCTGGCCCTGTTCATCCCCCGCGTCCAGACGCCCCTAGGCGTCGGCGGAGTGGAGAGGCTCATCGCCTACCCAGTACTTATATACTTCGTAACATACGGCTTAGGTGCCCCCAAGACTAGTTAAGGTAGTAGCCGCCATCCCCACCGGACACCGCCACCTGAGAATAATCCTCTTTTTCGACGACGGCACCCAGATCCTCCTAACCGAGGCCCTCGCCGCCGGCATCGCCAGGGCCTACATCGACGTGGTAGCCCACCCCACCAGAAGAGGCGTGGTGCTCTGCGTCAGGGAGGTGGAGGGGAAGCCGGGATACGCTAAGACACAGCTGGTGGAGTGCGGCGGCGAGGAGGAGGCCGTCGCCGAGGTGGACGCCGCCCTACAAAGCCTCGGGTCTGCAAAAAGCCAGCCTTCTTGACGCGGCTCTCCTCACCTCCTCCGGATTGGCAGATCCCAGAGCCGGCCTCCTAAGCGCCTCCTCCACGGGGAGAAGAGCCGCCTCCCCCCTCTTAATGGCCTCGGCCAGCTCGAAGTAGGCGGTCCTAAACGGCTTGCCCCCGAGGGAGGCCCTCTCCGCGGTGTCGGCCGACGTCGTGTAAAACCTCTCGGCATCCGCCCTGGCCCTCCCGCAGTTAAACCCCATCTTCTCCACAAAGTCCCGGAGCACCTCCACGCCATCCACGGCAATGTCTAGCACAGCCCAGAGGTGGCGGGTCGCCTCCTGGAGATCCAAGCTGTAGCCGAGGCCCACCTTCATAACCACGGTCCCCAGCGCCGCGTAGTGCCCAAGCGCCTCGCTGGCCCTCGCCCTCAGCACCTCGAGAGTCACCAGGTTGCGCTTGTGGGGCATGATGCTACTAGTCGAGACGTGCTCCCCCGGCGCCTCCACATAGCCAAACTCCGGGCTGTTCCACCGGATGAAGTCGTCCACCACGCGTGACAGCTCCGCCAAGAAGGAGGCCACCACCCCCGCCAGGGCCAGGGCGAAGAACCGCCCCCCCGAGGCGTAGAGCGTGTTCTCCACCACCTCCACAAACCCAGCCAGCTCCCCCAGCCTCCTCCTGTCGACGGGGGTCTGCACGCCGCCCGCAGGCCCCGCCCCCAAGGGGGAACGCAAGAGGAGCCTCTCAACCCCCGAGAGGGCGTGGAGGAACTCGGCCAGGAGTTCGTCCACAGCCAGGAGGTAGTGGCCGAAGGTGACCACCTGCGCTGGCTGGAAGTGGGTGAAGCTCGGCATGGCGCAGTCAGCGTACTGGAGAGCCCTCTCCGCGAGGACGCAGCGGAGCCTCCTCACCCCCTCCCTAAGCGCGCCGACCCTCCGCAGAGCCGCCAGGCGTATGGCCGCCGCCACGTGGTCGTTGCGCGACCGCCCCAGCCCCACCCACCCCCCCACCTCCGGGCCTAGCCTATCCACAAGCCACTTCTCCAAAGCCTCGTGGACGTCCTCGAAGTCCCCCCGCAGGAGATCGGAGGGGTCCAGCTCCCCCAGCGCCTTGAGGACAGCCTCCCCCGCCTCCCTAGGAACGGCGCCTATCTCCACGAGGTGCGCCACGTGTGCCTTCATCACCCGCACCACCTCCTCCGCAATGGCGGCGTCGTCCCTGATGCTGGAGGTGTAGCGCCTAACCAAATCCCCGCTCCCCCCAATCCACCTCCGGTAGAAACTCATCCAGAAACCTCAATCCTCTCAGTTATAAGCTCAGCCCCGCACCTAGGGCAGCAGTATGTCACAACCACGTATCTCTTAGTCTGGTTCTTCCTGCTACACTCCACCGGCTTCACAGGACGTTTGCAGTTTGGACAAACCACGGAGCGTTGCCCCATCAGCCCCCTAGAAAAAGATTCAATATAAAACCTTTTCCATTTATATAGACTATTTCCTACGCCGCAGAGCTGTGAGGGAGTGCAGAGACCACATCTCGATGAAGCCCCGCGCCTCCTCGTCGCTGGGGTACCACCCCGCGCTGTAGTCGGCGAGCTCCTTGCTGTACCCCCCGTAGGGGGACTCCCTCCCCACCACCCACAGAGCCCCCTTGTACAGCTTCACCCTGACCACCCCCGACACCCACCGCTCCATCTCCCGCGCCGCCGCCTCCAAAGCCTCCCTTAACGGCTCCACCCACAGCCCCTGGTACACCAAGTCCGCCCACTGCGGGTCGAGGACGTTGTGCTTAAACCTCAGCTCCCTCGGCGTCAGCACCAGCTTCTCTAAGTCACGGTGCGCGTGGAAGAGGACGACGGCGGCCGGCGCCTCGTACACCTCCCTACTCTTAAACCCCACCAGCCTATTCTCCACGTGGTCAATCCTCCCAACCCCGTGGGCCCCCCCGAGGTGGTTAAGCGCAGAGATGAGAGAGGCCAAGTCCATCCGCTCTCCGTTGAGCGCCACGGGGACACCCCCCTCAAACTCGATAGCCACATACGCGGGCTCCGCCGGCGCCTTCTCCGGAGACACCGTCCACCTAAACGCCTCCTCAGGAGGCTCCACCATCGGGTCGTCCAGGGGACCCCCCTCGATAGACCTCGACCAGAGGTTGTCGTCGATGCTGAACTTCTTGTGCTCCTCCCCCACCGGCAGGCCGTGCCTCCTCGCGTA
It includes:
- a CDS encoding DUF998 domain-containing protein, which translates into the protein MNWGRLLLVIGSLQFIISMLAAEQIYPHYSPLHNYISDLGALNAPTAPLFNTSVFLLGLLGLAAAALLMREIGRAAVALLALASIGAMGVGIFPEDYGTPHGVSALVAFLFGALAVISMALKTRGPLKPLGVALGALSLAALALFIPRVQTPLGVGGVERLIAYPVLIYFVTYGLGAPKTS
- a CDS encoding argininosuccinate lyase, with the protein product MSFYRRWIGGSGDLVRRYTSSIRDDAAIAEEVVRVMKAHVAHLVEIGAVPREAGEAVLKALGELDPSDLLRGDFEDVHEALEKWLVDRLGPEVGGWVGLGRSRNDHVAAAIRLAALRRVGALREGVRRLRCVLAERALQYADCAMPSFTHFQPAQVVTFGHYLLAVDELLAEFLHALSGVERLLLRSPLGAGPAGGVQTPVDRRRLGELAGFVEVVENTLYASGGRFFALALAGVVASFLAELSRVVDDFIRWNSPEFGYVEAPGEHVSTSSIMPHKRNLVTLEVLRARASEALGHYAALGTVVMKVGLGYSLDLQEATRHLWAVLDIAVDGVEVLRDFVEKMGFNCGRARADAERFYTTSADTAERASLGGKPFRTAYFELAEAIKRGEAALLPVEEALRRPALGSANPEEVRRAASRRLAFCRPEAL